One Littorina saxatilis isolate snail1 linkage group LG12, US_GU_Lsax_2.0, whole genome shotgun sequence genomic region harbors:
- the LOC138982384 gene encoding putative ferric-chelate reductase 1 homolog produces MTSLRLFAVVVMLCLCDVRHVHSHHNGAGPQACPIEAPPYACHGARPQTSPPPYSIVVEGDTYSPGVTVNVTLLAENSTTAFIGFLLGAHRENGSISEYIGSFGRTPLSQPRCGTGGNTGATHTNKQNKVNLTLEWTPPVSDEGDIVFSAAFVQGYATFWDNVTSDIVLKSSNYSANVTTPSPHTDPTTPQSGSKIKKDSACGDTKSCYDDCKNDDCTFLVTWYKTDQSLVITIKSDVTSGDNYWAAVGFGTQAKMNVASVTECVVNGEDVQAFTSVNRDYNNIRVSPNNQTGLSDMSGSLVDGVLSCTVHRQLVVAAGPDVFNLTGTNYHLLFARGAASGWTKMEHSATDDFVTTESYDLTQIVDIGAKANSLTLVKLHGSVMTLAWILTASVGVLVARFYKVSWPAKTTCGLKVWFAVHRASMVFTFLATVAGIIFIFVHVGGYKQLTGPEYQQAHPILGIVVTVLTVLNPIMSLFRCAPDHDARPFFNWAHWLVGSCAYILGVATVAIGTRMSAMAIPEYVTYIVVGFGAWHVLAHLLLEFTTWCERNDPMVGVYKDLQSFLSSFEAEKYRFTRHIVLATHVVIALCVTIAVLDAVIT; encoded by the exons ATGACGTCGTTACGATTGTTCGCTGTCGTCGTCATGCTGTGCTTGTGTGACGTTCGTCACGTGCACAGCCATCATAACGGTGCGGGGCCCCAGGCGTGTCCCATAGAGGCCCCGCCCTACGCCTGTCATGGCGCCAGACCTCAGACCTCCCCTCCTCCCTATTCCATCGTCGTGGAGGGCGATACTTACTCTCCTGGTGTCACAGTTAACG TAACCCTGCTAGCGGAAAACAGCACGACGGCTTTCATTGGGTTCCTCCTTGGGGCCCACCGGGAGAATGGGTCCATTTCGGAGTACATCGGATCCTTCGGCAGAACTCCTCTCTCACAGCCACGCTGTGGCACTGGTGGG aacacaggAGCAACCCACACCAACAAGCAGAATAAGGTCAACTTGACCCTAGAGTGGACACCACCGGTGTCGGACGAAGGAGACATAGTGTTTTC GGCCGCTTTCGTGCAAGGTTACGCCACCTTCTGGGACAACGTGACGTCAGACATCGTCCTCAAGTCATCCAACTACTCTGCTAACGTCACCACCCCCTCTCCACACACTGATCCTACCACACCACAGTCA GGGTCTAAAATCAAGAAAGACAGTGCGTGTGGCGACACAAAGTCCTGTTATGACGATTGCAAGAATGACGACTGTACCTTCTTGGTGACTTGGTACAAAACTGACCAATCACTCGTCATTACCATCAAGTCTGATGTCACTTCCGGTGACAATTATTGGGCGGCGGTGGGCTTTGGTACACAAGCCAAGATG AACGTGGCGAGTGTGACGGAGTGTGTGGTGAACGGTGAAGACGTGCAGGCCTTCACGTCCGTCAACAGAGACTACAACAACATCAGGGTCTCTCCCAAT AACCAGACTGGTCTAAGCGACATGTCCGGTAGCCTGGTGGACGGCGTGCTGTCCTGTACTGTCCATCGCCAGCTGGTGGTCGCGGCTGGACCTGACGTCTTCAACCTGACCGGCACCAACTACCACCTCCTCTTCGCCAGGGGAGCCGCTTCAG GCTGGACAAAGATGGAGCACAGTGCAACAGACGACTTTGTGACGACGGAGAGCTACGACCTCACCCAGATAGTGGACATAGGAGCCAAGGCCAACAGCTTGACCCTGGTCAAACTTCACGGCAGTGTGATGACCTTGGCCTGGATACTGACCGCTAGCGTTGGGGTCTTGGTTGCCAGGTTTTACAAGGTCTCCTGGCCCGCCAAGACCACTTGCGGGTTGAAAGTTTGGTTTGCG GTCCACCGGGCATCAATGGTCTTCACGTTCTTGGCCACAGTGGCCGGAATTATCTTCATCTTCGTCCATGTCGGGGGATACAAGCAG TTAACCGGACCGGAGTACCAACAGGCGCATCCTATACTAGGCATAGTGGTCACTGTTCTGACAGTTCTCAAT CCCATCATGTCGCTGTTTCGCTGTGCCCCCGACCACGATGCCCGACCTTTCTTCAACTGGGCACACTGGCTTGTGGGCTCCTGTGCCTACATCCTGGGAG TGGCGACAGTGGCGATTGGGACCAGGATGAGTGCGATGGCCATCCCAGAGTACGTGACCTACATTGTGGTGGGCTTCGGCGCGTGGCACGTGCTCGCCCACCTCTTGCTGGAGTTCACCACCTGGTGTGAACGTAACGACCCCA TGGTCGGTGTTTACAAGGATTTACAGAGTTTTTTGTCAAGTTTCGAAGCAGAAAAG TACCGATTCACCAGACACATTGTTCTCGCCACGCACGTGGTCATCGCTCTGTGTGTCACCATCGCTGTCCTGGATGCTGTCATAACATAG